The Apis mellifera strain DH4 linkage group LG8, Amel_HAv3.1, whole genome shotgun sequence genome contains a region encoding:
- the LOC102656579 gene encoding UPF0488 protein CG14286, translating to MPPKSRLNSKETGMNKKISDQSKLTQTCVETSSGLSQEVEDQFELELCWCVQQLEMCLFTGKLPEKQMHDLKRNINILKSNNASLIKKRQIMRNTLGNYREKMALDEQKFGKTAFSIKFMPTTNKNKKSIFLRKAASTSSSTSLKEKQYLKTIALYSNSNENIDANDVQNPFKFNFQIE from the exons atgccTCCAAAATCTAGATTG aattcTAAGGAAAcaggaatgaataaaaaaatttcagatcaATCAAAATTGACACAAACTTGTGTAGAAACTAGTAGTGGTTTGAGCCAGGAAGTTGAAGATCAATTTGAATTAGAATTATGTTGGTGTGTTCAACAGTTAGAAATGTGTTTATTCACTGGAAAGCTTCCTGAGAAACAAATGCATgacttaaaaagaaatataaatattttaaagagcaATAATGCctctttgataaaaaagagacAAATAATGCGTAATACTTTAGGaaattatagagaaaaaatGGCTTTGGACGAACAAAAATTTGGCAAAACtgcattttctattaaatttatgccTACAaccaataaaaataagaaaagtatatttttaaggaAAGCTGCTTCTACATCTTCTTCTACATCTTTAAaggaaaaacaatatttgaaaactaTCGCATTATATTCAAactcaaatgaaaatattgatgcCAATGATGTACAAaatccatttaaatttaattttcaaattgaataa